In Ruminiclostridium josui JCM 17888, the genomic window TGATGGGTGGGCTGATAGAGCATACATAGGTGCTCAGACATTGATGACTGATACAGAAGAGTGGAACAAAGATGTTGATGGTTTGGATTTATACGATGGGAATTCAGGTGTGGCACTTTTTTTCACTTATTTATGGAAAGTCAGCGGGCTGGAGAAGTATCTTAACTATGCGATTGATACAATTCAGCCTGTAGTTCAAATTGTAAACCATAGTGACGAGATAGATTACAAAGGTGCAATAGGAGCTTATAAGGGGCTGGGTGGGTTGGCATACTCACTTAATAAAATAGCTCTCTTGACGAAAGACTTATCCTTGTCGCATGCTGTTGAGAGTGTATTGGATTTAATTGATAAAAATATTTACCATGATATAAATTATGACTTAGTAGGTGGCGGTATTGGTTGTTTGGCAGCACTATTGTCTATATATCAAAAGCCATATAATCAAACAGTTAAAAATAGATCACTGTCTCTGGCAATTAAAGTATATGAATTCCTTAAGAATAAGTTTGTAAAAGTTGAGTACGGCAAAGTTATAAACTTGGATAAAGAGCGGATCAGTTCAGGGTTTGCCCATGGAACAGCAGGATTCTCCCCATACCTATATAAATTATATACAATTACATCAAATAACGAAATATTCGAGCTGTTTCAGAGCATTTTAGCATATGAGCGGCATATTTTTTATGCCCCAGAAATGCCTGGAGGGCACTCATCACTTAAAAAAGGTGAAATGGACAATAACTGGTGCAATGGTGTTTCCGGAATACTTTTAAGCAAACTTTTATTGAGAGAATTTGGCTATCATGATGAATTGCTCGATATGGAAATTAAATTAGCATATGACTTGACAATAAAAAATAGTTTCGGGTATAACCTTACATACTGTCATGGAGACTTATCGGCCCTTACTATTATTAGGTATTATGCTAAAACAATGAATAATCTGCAGTTGGAATCAAAGTGTATAAACGTGTTTCAACAATTATTTGATCGTATTAAAGATAACTGGGAATCTGAAAAGAAAACCATAAATAAGTTTAACGGTTTAATGCTCGGTGCTTCTGGATTAGGATTTGCCATGCTTAAGCAATATGACTTTGATAATGTTGATGAATTTTTATGGTTGGTTTAATAACATCTGTTAGAATGGAGAAAGTTATGAAAAAAGTTGAAAATGTACTGGAAAGTAGGTATTTTGAAAATTTAGGGTCATCAAACTTAGTAGACAAAATATGCAGTAATTTATCAGCTGCTTTCGGAAATATTCACCGACCATTTTTATTATACTGTGAAAAGCATATAGAAGTTTCCCTAGACAAGTTTTCTTTAAATTATTCTATAAAAGTTGATAAAGAAGTAATAATGAGTTCAGTTCTGGCAAGTGTAGCTGAAGAAATTACAGCACTGACAATACGTATTCTGATTATAGAACTGAACTGTTTAAAATCTAATAATGAATTACAAGGA contains:
- a CDS encoding type 2 lanthipeptide synthetase LanM family protein → MSERDVSAHFENVIAHGEDPVLVDLETLFYPKVKIQSARNKDSGFQAANSFINKSVSKIGLLPTRVRIKRDNKIQSVDVGALSESKNQSSILKSLVLKNTQSDNLCLSYEYLSIEQKKNSPKLLGEALDPKLFMDDLIYGFQAFYKFVQNAKSEMIAYTMSLFSECQIRVILKSTVTYTSLLNIASHPDFMRHPIHRVILLSKIGANDYYNIYIKRFELSELCRNQVPYFYTRFKSHDLKGYPNVCFPNVIERNTPEMLVDKVLNLSTKDMKTQISLIKDAFFVRDPEDDITGIKFNYKQNIEVNPNEWLTLSQQIAEYLCSRSFCGINDDGWADRAYIGAQTLMTDTEEWNKDVDGLDLYDGNSGVALFFTYLWKVSGLEKYLNYAIDTIQPVVQIVNHSDEIDYKGAIGAYKGLGGLAYSLNKIALLTKDLSLSHAVESVLDLIDKNIYHDINYDLVGGGIGCLAALLSIYQKPYNQTVKNRSLSLAIKVYEFLKNKFVKVEYGKVINLDKERISSGFAHGTAGFSPYLYKLYTITSNNEIFELFQSILAYERHIFYAPEMPGGHSSLKKGEMDNNWCNGVSGILLSKLLLREFGYHDELLDMEIKLAYDLTIKNSFGYNLTYCHGDLSALTIIRYYAKTMNNLQLESKCINVFQQLFDRIKDNWESEKKTINKFNGLMLGASGLGFAMLKQYDFDNVDEFLWLV